In the genome of Candidatus Liberimonas magnetica, one region contains:
- the queD gene encoding 6-carboxytetrahydropterin synthase QueD: protein MKYCIVVEDDFSSAHALRGYKGKCENLHGHNWKVKVSVGGKKLGKLGMLMDFKDLKMYLSKILTKLDHLELNKLKPFDKINPTAENIASYIFNELENSIKKSGFKGIKTKQVMVWESDITCVVVSK from the coding sequence ATGAAATATTGTATAGTCGTAGAAGATGATTTTTCCTCAGCCCATGCACTCAGAGGGTATAAAGGAAAATGCGAAAACTTACACGGGCATAACTGGAAAGTAAAAGTGTCGGTTGGAGGTAAAAAATTGGGCAAACTTGGCATGCTCATGGATTTTAAAGATTTAAAAATGTATCTTTCAAAGATTCTTACAAAGCTTGACCATTTGGAGCTTAATAAGCTAAAACCCTTTGACAAGATAAACCCCACGGCTGAAAATATTGCATCCTATATATTTAACGAACTTGAAAATAGTATAAAGAAATCCGGTTTTAAAGGTATTAAAACTAAACAGGTTATGGTTTGGGAAAGCGATATAACCTGTGTAGTGGTAAGCAAGTGA
- the queC gene encoding 7-cyano-7-deazaguanine synthase QueC, translating into MKKAVVLLSGGLDSSTVLFWARQKGYLCHCLIIDYGQRHEKELNSAKKIAKTANCPYKIIKINLPWNKSSLVDKNQKIPVNKVLKNRLPSTYVPGRNTIFIAFALSYAETIGAKDIFIGANSVDFSGYPDCRPNYYRAINKVFKALGTGIKVNAPILKFTKSGIVKLGLRLGVPYRLTWSCYQGGKKPCGVCDSCKFRKKGFGQAKASDPLI; encoded by the coding sequence ATGAAAAAAGCCGTGGTCTTACTCTCTGGAGGTCTTGACTCTTCAACAGTTCTTTTCTGGGCCAGACAAAAAGGCTACCTTTGTCATTGCCTAATAATTGATTACGGGCAAAGGCACGAAAAGGAATTAAATTCAGCAAAAAAAATCGCTAAAACTGCGAATTGCCCCTATAAAATAATAAAGATAAACCTTCCATGGAACAAAAGCTCCTTAGTAGATAAGAATCAAAAAATACCGGTGAATAAAGTGTTAAAAAACAGGTTGCCGTCTACCTACGTACCCGGCAGAAATACCATATTTATTGCTTTTGCCCTGTCCTACGCAGAGACAATCGGTGCAAAAGATATATTTATCGGAGCCAATTCTGTGGATTTTTCCGGGTATCCGGATTGCAGGCCGAATTATTACAGGGCTATAAATAAGGTATTCAAAGCATTAGGTACGGGCATAAAAGTAAATGCACCTATACTAAAGTTTACAAAATCAGGTATCGTTAAGCTTGGACTCAGACTCGGGGTTCCTTATCGTTTAACCTGGTCCTGTTATCAGGGCGGCAAAAAACCGTGCGGGGTCTGCGATTCATGCAAATTCAGGAAGAAAGGTTTTGGACAGGCAAAAGCCAGTGATCCTTTAATATGA
- a CDS encoding 7-carboxy-7-deazaguanine synthase QueE, with product MRMIKAPIAGIFFSYQGEGIHIGKPQVFVRFFGCNITCDYCDTKKSSYKLMDVKQVLEKIDRLVKRHFYANLMYRKFNNTEIASSRYCGTRNDTSLVIARSEATKQSNLRINPSISITGGEPLVYNEFLSELLPPLKKNGYEIYLETNGILKDNLKKVNKWVDTIAMDIKLPSACGKAFWKQHKGFLEIGKGKIFVKVVLTYKTKDEEIKRAIDIVRKISVKIPFIFQPATPVKGCKTIKPLLLYSLLRYTKRKLSFVNILPQMHKIWKIK from the coding sequence ATGAGAATGATAAAAGCTCCTATAGCTGGGATTTTTTTTTCATACCAGGGCGAAGGTATACACATAGGAAAACCGCAGGTGTTCGTTAGGTTTTTCGGGTGTAATATTACCTGTGATTACTGCGACACTAAGAAAAGCAGCTATAAATTAATGGATGTAAAGCAGGTACTTGAAAAGATAGATAGACTGGTAAAAAGACATTTTTATGCTAATTTAATGTATAGGAAATTCAATAACACAGAGATTGCTTCGTCCCGCTACTGCGGGACTCGCAATGACACTTCTTTAGTCATTGCGAGAAGCGAAGCGACGAAGCAATCTAACTTAAGAATAAATCCAAGTATATCAATAACAGGTGGTGAACCCCTTGTTTATAATGAGTTTTTATCCGAATTGTTGCCCCCTTTAAAGAAAAATGGGTATGAGATATATCTTGAAACGAACGGGATTTTGAAGGATAACCTTAAAAAAGTTAATAAGTGGGTAGACACGATAGCTATGGACATAAAATTGCCTTCTGCCTGCGGGAAGGCATTTTGGAAACAGCACAAAGGTTTTTTAGAAATTGGCAAAGGCAAGATTTTTGTAAAAGTAGTTCTAACGTACAAAACTAAAGATGAAGAGATAAAAAGGGCAATAGATATTGTAAGGAAAATATCTGTAAAAATTCCGTTTATTTTTCAGCCTGCAACACCTGTTAAAGGATGCAAAACAATAAAACCTTTATTATTATATAGTTTATTAAGATATACAAAAAGAAAACTCAGTTTCGTAAATATACTTCCACAAATGCATAAGATATGGAAAATAAAATGA